Proteins from one Natrinema versiforme genomic window:
- a CDS encoding dihydrodipicolinate synthase family protein, which produces MEQAFSGIFAPVLTPIKDGSVATEIISESVKFTQACGCHGLIAAGTGVQETVSLTVDERKKIISGAIKAADERPVLAGVSHPSTHITLELAAYAETAGADGILAMPPWGLSPGNDAVISYYESLVEATDLPILLYNNPTVTVDLSTETMRRIARLENVEYVKETSRNWKKLAWLIEHVDNAGLASVFGTMDVLLPVMEAGGHGAVIPAPASTPAMRVYEAFQNGDREAAGEAQRAFVDFPPDEVNTSLMPAVKAAANLSGVPLGPPRPPYQPVSDEGQTAIQQWLEREDVPSLE; this is translated from the coding sequence ATGGAGCAAGCATTTAGTGGTATCTTCGCACCAGTATTAACGCCAATCAAAGACGGGTCCGTAGCGACCGAAATCATTTCTGAGTCAGTCAAATTCACACAAGCATGCGGTTGTCATGGACTTATCGCTGCGGGAACTGGCGTTCAAGAGACGGTATCATTAACGGTCGACGAACGGAAAAAGATTATCTCAGGGGCGATCAAAGCAGCCGACGAGCGTCCCGTTTTGGCCGGGGTTTCTCACCCGTCCACACACATTACCCTCGAACTTGCTGCGTACGCGGAGACCGCCGGAGCGGACGGCATCCTCGCAATGCCTCCCTGGGGACTTTCGCCAGGTAACGATGCTGTGATATCCTACTATGAATCCCTCGTCGAAGCGACAGATCTCCCAATCCTCCTCTATAACAACCCGACAGTGACCGTAGACCTTTCCACCGAAACGATGCGGCGCATTGCGCGCCTCGAGAACGTGGAGTACGTGAAAGAAACGTCTCGTAACTGGAAGAAACTCGCGTGGCTCATCGAACACGTTGACAACGCCGGACTGGCATCAGTGTTCGGTACGATGGATGTTCTCCTGCCCGTAATGGAAGCAGGCGGTCACGGTGCAGTGATTCCAGCACCCGCGAGTACGCCAGCGATGAGAGTCTATGAAGCATTCCAGAACGGAGACAGGGAAGCTGCTGGAGAAGCCCAGCGCGCGTTCGTTGATTTCCCTCCCGACGAGGTGAACACCAGCCTGATGCCCGCGGTCAAGGCCGCTGCGAACCTCTCTGGCGTCCCGCTCGGGCCACCTCGTCCGCCCTATCAGCCAGTTTCAGACGAGGGGCAGACAGCGATACAGCAATGGCTCGAACGTGAGGACGTCCCATCGCTAGAGTAA
- a CDS encoding phosphotriesterase: MGSDAGSIVTVDGRIDPDALGVTITHEHLFSDLSVTSDKIRFESPVNRKRSKEQLSLENRWFAQQGGGFHMAPDQLFLDSLDDAVEEVSKYYRRGGDAIVDVTPKHFGRDPDAVRAVMRETGVNVVHGTAYYTEASHPPEMAEKNIDEVQAEFVDDIRNGIGSSDVRAGIIGELGVSGEINEDEEKVLRAGARAALETGASVTVHPNGKSHRRDGTYPSSRWGLEILDILEDEGLPAERVVIDHMDRAFFEGTGLKYQKELAERGAFIEYDEWGMEEHFTVDWIDRDYARPSNLHRAEWITELVNDGYASNLLFSHDRHRKAQLAKYGGRGYFHILNDVVPLLLINEPGREFGITEADVEQILIENPKRMLTFAEPES; this comes from the coding sequence ATGGGCTCAGACGCTGGCAGTATCGTCACTGTAGACGGTCGAATAGACCCCGATGCGCTCGGCGTGACAATAACGCACGAACACCTGTTCTCCGACCTCTCGGTCACGTCGGACAAGATCCGTTTTGAATCTCCGGTAAACAGAAAACGGTCGAAGGAACAACTCTCCCTCGAGAACCGATGGTTCGCTCAGCAGGGCGGTGGATTCCACATGGCTCCTGATCAATTGTTTCTCGACTCGCTTGATGACGCCGTCGAGGAGGTGTCGAAGTATTATCGACGTGGCGGCGACGCCATCGTCGACGTCACGCCGAAGCACTTTGGACGTGATCCGGACGCAGTACGGGCCGTGATGCGAGAGACCGGTGTGAACGTCGTCCACGGGACCGCATACTACACGGAGGCCAGTCATCCACCAGAGATGGCGGAAAAAAATATCGATGAGGTACAGGCAGAATTCGTCGACGACATTCGAAATGGGATCGGCTCGTCAGACGTCAGAGCAGGGATTATCGGCGAACTCGGCGTGTCGGGGGAGATCAACGAGGACGAAGAGAAGGTATTGCGAGCTGGCGCGAGAGCCGCTCTCGAGACGGGTGCATCGGTCACTGTGCATCCGAACGGGAAGAGCCACCGACGCGACGGAACGTACCCCTCGTCGAGGTGGGGGCTAGAAATTCTGGACATTCTTGAGGACGAGGGGCTACCGGCTGAACGCGTTGTGATCGATCACATGGATCGGGCCTTCTTCGAGGGGACCGGACTGAAGTACCAGAAGGAACTCGCTGAGCGCGGCGCGTTCATTGAGTACGACGAATGGGGCATGGAGGAGCACTTCACTGTCGACTGGATCGACCGCGACTATGCGCGCCCGTCGAATCTCCACCGGGCCGAGTGGATCACGGAACTCGTGAACGACGGATATGCGTCCAATCTCCTCTTTTCCCACGACAGACATCGAAAAGCCCAGTTAGCCAAGTACGGTGGAAGAGGGTATTTCCACATCCTCAACGACGTGGTTCCGCTGCTACTGATCAACGAACCCGGTCGCGAATTTGGAATCACAGAGGCGGATGTCGAACAGATACTGATAGAGAACCCAAAGCGAATGCTGACCTTCGCTGAACCAGAGTCCTAA